The Zerene cesonia ecotype Mississippi chromosome 11, Zerene_cesonia_1.1, whole genome shotgun sequence sequence taaattatttcgtgCAGGCTCTAGGAACGTTCGGTCTATGCCAGCTGTACGCGTTCACGGACTACCTGCGCTCGCGCCTCTCGCCGCAGAACTTTGAAGTGCTTTTCAAGGCTTTACTCACTACGTTGCTCGCTACACTGGGAACAGCTGTTGTTGTGTTGACCGTTACAGGTGAGTGGGGTTAttggatttaattattataatgctatgtaatttattatttcctgcatgctactatttcaacccgatcttctgtggggatgtTGTGCCCTCCCCGGTAAGAGCTGGCCccatttgtgccgaagcgtactcgactcacatatatatatatatatatatatatatatactagctgacccggcaaacgctgttttgccttactcttatcatttagaggtataaaaaatagatgttggccgattctcagacatactcaatatgcacacaaaatttcataagaatcggtcaagccgtttcggaggagtatggcaacgaaaactgtgacacgagaattttatatattagactagctgcacccggcaaacgctgttctgccttactcttatcatttagggctatgaaaaatagatgttggccgattctcatagataccggataagcacaaaaaatttcatcaaaatcggtcaagccgtttcggaggagtatggcaacgataactgtgacacgagaattttatatattagatatatataattcaatacttGAATGTGGAAGTTGAGCAAGcgaaaatttcaatattatagcATATTCAGTTATTTCGCAATATAgataattgtatgtttgtttgttcatttTAAGAGTTCAGTTAAGGTTTATCATACAGtttatatgcaaaataatGGTTTTTTATACAGGTAAAATTTCACCGTGGACTGGAAGGTTTTACTCGCTGCTCGACCCATCATATGCTAAAAACCACATTCCGATTATTGGTAAGCGAATTTCAACGTTGTTTCAAAAtaactctttaaaaaaattaatatatagccTTTCTTCAAAAGTCTATCAACCAGATCAAATTGAAACTAACAATCTCttaatctttataaaagtgtaaataagaagttataaaaaaagttaacgCATTTCAGTgacagaattttaattaaaaaatgcaacattaattttatcataatatatataaatcaccTGTCACACTTCACACATCACTTTGttcgcgatggactcctaaactcaCTAatctcaaccgattttaatcgaAATTTGCACATCATGTTTGATccaaattacgataaatgtgtacccgggcggagctacttatttagtaaaatgtaaaaacaaaactcaaTTCCAGCATCCGTAAGCGAGCACCAGCCCACATCGTGGTCCTCGTTCTACTTCGACCTGCAGGTGCTGGTGTTCCTGTTCCCAGCCGGCCTGTACTTCTGCTTCACCAGGCTCACCGATGCCAATATATTCATCATTTTGTATGGTGTGCTTAGTATCTACTTTGCGGTGAGTAcagtgtaatataataaagttaattaagtTGGATTGTGATTGTAAAATGATACGTAAAATTTACCAATATAGagatttattcttattactAAGGAGCTGTGTTGGTACAAGACATTGGGAAACATCTATACACTATCAATTTATTAgactttatgaaaaattaaataagaaaacctTTATAATGATGACAAAGCGAAGCTAGAGTATGTTGAGTAGATGTTGAGTCACTCCGTCCACTCCGTACAATGATCTTTACACTTTGATCGCTGACCGACCGGCTTGTAACCGACAAACCAAAAACCAAAATATCCAGAActcataaaactattattttccAGGGTGTCATGGTCCGTCTTATGCTGGTATTGGCTCCGGTAATGTGTATAGTCTCTGGTATAGCTGCTTCGAGCTTGTTGAGCCTTCACGTGAAGGACATAGAGCCGAAAGTCGAGAAACACGATAAGAAGAAGAAGCATGAAAACAATTTGGTGTTCAGATCCGAGGTGAGTAGACAGTTCTCGAATAGATTTGCCCTATGGTCAAATTGTTCAGTTCATgtaattttcagtttatataatgttatgtataatttatttatttagcgtttgatgttattatttttaaagaaatcctTTCACTAgttcagttttaataaaagatacaGTGATGTTTGctcatatgtatgtattatttagtttttttttttagtaattcaACTGTTTGTTTCTTTACGCTAATCTGGAAGGCAGAATTACCTCTTTGACTTTTTAGTAGTGTATCAGCACTAATATTAAAcagctattaataaattagatatatttttttataaatccacCAGGTTGGTGGCGTATTCGTATGCGTGCTCGGCTGCCTGCTGGTGTCCTACGTGTTCCACTGCACGTGGGTGACGTCAGAGGCGTACTCTTCCCCTTCGATAGTGCTGTCTGCGCGTGCGCACGATGGTGCAAGGATCATATTCGACGACTTCCGGGAGGCGTACACTTGGCTCAAGATGAACACGCCACAAGTAtgactttttttaacaatttttagtcTGTATAGCATTCTTTGCAATGAGGGATTTCATtactttgaattaaaatatgtaaactagtttaaaagttattcACCGTAAACACGCCGTAGATGAGGCGTTTTGTTAATGAGGGTACTTAGATAAACTTTGGTTTTGTGTAAGCATGAAGATATACATATGACCGTATGAGACAGTTATGAGGGTAAGATAccctattaattataaataaaataaaagtggtaaaaaatatttgcaatgaGTGcaagtatatacataaataccacacaactatttttttaaatatgtttctcaataagtatatattatatatatgtatatttattttttttatcatcattgTGACACATTCCAGGACGCGAAAGTGATGTCCTGGTGGGATTACGGCTACCAGATAACGGCGATGGCGAACAGGACGGTGATAGTCGACAACAACACGTGGAACAACACGCACATATCACGCGTGGGACAAGCGATGGCGTCCACAGAGGAGAAGGCGTATGAGATCATGCAAGAGCTGGACGTGGATTATGTTCTGGTGATATTTGGTGGTCTGGTTGGATACTCCTCGGATGGTAAGTGTTTTCGAGTgttcacattttattttatgtttttttttcgttggTAGTTGTAACAATTCGTGGTACAACGCGCACATATCGCGCATTGGACCCGAAGACAGATTTAAACCTgtcttttattaattgacaTTGATTTTAGTAAATTGACCTTGCCGAATATAGTCATGTACTATCTGCATTGGTATATTTTCCCGAAAATTGGAAGGGGCATTGCTGAAACATAATCCCTACTTTCTTCACGGCAAAACCATTCAATCGATTTGATACAAGTTATACAGTAGACATTAAGTGTGCACCATCCGCGTCCGACCGCAGACATAAACAAGTTCCTGTGGATGGTGCGCATCGGCGGCAGCACGGCGCGCGGCGCGCACATCCGCGAGGCGGACTACTACACGCCCAGCGGCGAGTTCCGCGTGGACGGCGACGGCGCGCACACGCTGCTCAACTGCCTCATGTACAAGATGAGCTACTACAAGTTCGGCCTCGTCTACACCGAGGGCGGTGAGCACATATGTCATTCAAAATACTTCTAAGACTTCTAagacaagaaaaaaattaacgcAATCACTgtattatgtttcattttctCTTTGTTGGGTTTGTTTTCACTGAAATTAGATTATTGACTGataataatgtgaaaaatCCAAAAAGTCGGAGATTGTTTGCCTGCAAA is a genomic window containing:
- the LOC119829921 gene encoding dolichyl-diphosphooligosaccharide--protein glycosyltransferase subunit STT3A, which codes for MTADVQSKAKMPHLSSDKQLTFIKLAVLSMAAILSFATRLFSVLRFESVIHEFDPYFNYRTTRYLTEEGFYNFHNWFDDRAWYPLGRIIGGTIYPGLMVTSATLYNIMQFLNITIDIRNVCVFLAPFFSSLTTIVTYLLTKELKGEGAGLVAASMIAIVPGYISRSVAGSYDNEGIAIFCMLLTYYFWIKAVNTGTILWATMTALAYFYMVSSWGGYVFLINLIPLHVLALILLGRFSARVYVAYSTLYCVGTILSMQISFVGFQPVQSSEHMLALGTFGLCQLYAFTDYLRSRLSPQNFEVLFKALLTTLLATLGTAVVVLTVTGKISPWTGRFYSLLDPSYAKNHIPIIASVSEHQPTSWSSFYFDLQVLVFLFPAGLYFCFTRLTDANIFIILYGVLSIYFAGVMVRLMLVLAPVMCIVSGIAASSLLSLHVKDIEPKVEKHDKKKKHENNLVFRSEVGGVFVCVLGCLLVSYVFHCTWVTSEAYSSPSIVLSARAHDGARIIFDDFREAYTWLKMNTPQDAKVMSWWDYGYQITAMANRTVIVDNNTWNNTHISRVGQAMASTEEKAYEIMQELDVDYVLVIFGGLVGYSSDDINKFLWMVRIGGSTARGAHIREADYYTPSGEFRVDGDGAHTLLNCLMYKMSYYKFGLVYTEGGRPPGFDRVRGAEIGNKDFNLEVLEEAYTTEHWLVRIYKVKPLPNRGV